The DNA window ACGGCATGTCCTGGCAGGGGGGCAACATGAACGGATCCACGGTTAGCGGTCACCGAGGTGGCTCCGGGAACAACTCCGGCATGGTGGGCAACCGAGGCAACTGGTCCATGGACCGGGGCGGCTGGCCAAGCACCAGCCCAGTGAGCACCAGCCCATGGGGCACCAGCCCAGGGAGCTCCGGCCCAATGAGCTCCAGCCCAGGGAGCTCCAGCCCAGTGGGCAGCACCGGCATGTGGCCAGGCAGCAACTGGAACGGCAGCTGGGAGGGCAGCAGCATGGGGCCAACCCCACGG is part of the Uranotaenia lowii strain MFRU-FL unplaced genomic scaffold, ASM2978415v1 HiC_scaffold_1159, whole genome shotgun sequence genome and encodes:
- the LOC129759162 gene encoding adult cuticle protein 1-like, with protein sequence CIVAAVILALATVSEAGVAPWGWPHAAALPAAVPVAAWPHAGAAHWAGAPWAGAHWAGAPWAGAPWAGAHWAGAWPAAPVHGPVASVAHHAGVVPGATSVTANRGSVHVAPLPGHAVSQQQLNLAPAPGTI